One window of the bacterium genome contains the following:
- the rnpA gene encoding ribonuclease P protein component, with product MLPARYRLRKMKDVERVSRKGRPAFVSVFTLRYAKNDLDHIRMTAVAGLKVHKRSVRRNRVKRLIREAFRREFLDRVTPGYDIVIYAKKDLVGKTYADVATELGVALRKAGLLMQPPRNHGAKPANGT from the coding sequence ATGCTTCCTGCACGGTACCGGTTGCGAAAGATGAAGGATGTCGAACGGGTCTCCCGCAAGGGGAGGCCCGCGTTCGTGTCTGTGTTCACGCTGCGCTACGCGAAGAATGACCTCGATCATATCCGCATGACCGCGGTTGCGGGATTGAAGGTGCATAAGCGCTCCGTTCGGCGCAATCGGGTCAAGCGTCTCATTCGCGAGGCGTTCCGGCGTGAGTTCCTCGATCGCGTCACACCCGGCTACGACATCGTCATCTACGCGAAGAAAGACCTCGTGGGGAAGACCTACGCCGACGTTGCAACAGAGCTCGGTGTTGCGCTGCGGAAAGCGGGACTCCTCATGCAACCACCACGCAATCATGGAGCAAAACCAGCAAACGGAACGTGA
- the yidD gene encoding membrane protein insertion efficiency factor YidD: MEQNQQTERETCGASITRIPRLLLVVAIELYQRTLSPDHGPLFARMFPHGFCRYYPSCSAYGKSAIMQNGVLIGSMKATWRILRCNPWSKGGVDNT, translated from the coding sequence ATGGAGCAAAACCAGCAAACGGAACGTGAAACGTGCGGGGCGAGCATCACCCGTATTCCCCGACTGCTCCTCGTTGTCGCGATTGAGCTCTACCAGCGCACGCTCTCCCCGGATCATGGGCCGCTCTTCGCGCGGATGTTCCCACACGGTTTTTGTCGGTATTACCCGAGCTGTTCCGCATACGGAAAGAGCGCGATCATGCAAAACGGGGTGTTGATTGGCTCAATGAAAGCAACGTGGCGCATCCTCAGATGCAACCCGTGGTCAAAAGGTGGTGTGGATAACACGTGA
- the rpmH gene encoding 50S ribosomal protein L34 codes for MPKRTYQPKKRKRARTHGFRIRMRTKSGRTTLKRRRDKGRARLTVSA; via the coding sequence ATGCCCAAGCGAACCTACCAGCCAAAGAAGCGAAAACGTGCGCGAACGCACGGGTTTCGCATCCGTATGCGCACGAAATCCGGCCGCACCACCCTCAAGCGCCGTCGCGATAAGGGACGAGCGCGGCTCACGGTGAGTGCCTAG